TAATACCGTAGTGGTTACCGCTCCTATTGAAAAAAAGCGAGTAGATTTTCCTTCCTTGGTTCCGTAATAGTACAAGGTAGCTATTATTACATATAGCATTACTAGAAAAACAATAAATTGAAAGAACGATATCCAAAAGAGATCTGTGTCTATATACGCTTTTGATTGTAAATCGCGAATTATATATTCGCCATAGAGAATAACTCCAACTGAAGTTAACAACAACAATGCCAAGAAAATAGAAACCATTAAAGCTACTAAATACTGTCTAAAAAAACTTCGGTTTATGGTTACGTGAAACGAATATTCAAAAGCACTAAATATTGCATTTACACCATTTGCCGATAAAAATAGCGACAGAAAAAAAACAAAAGACAAAAGTCCCGCTCGCGGATTTACCGCTATATCTGCAATTATGGGATAAAAAAATTCGGTTGTTTGTGCGGGCAATAAAGCTTCAATAAATATTAAAAACCGCGACTGAAATCCGTCAATTGGAATCATCGGGATTAAGTTGAGTAACAACAACAGAAAAGGAAAAAGTGCCAGAAAAAAACTATAAGCAATAGAGCTGGCACGAGATGAAAAAGTTCCCTTTAAAATTCCAGTGCCGTAAATATCGAGGAGATTATACAACGAAAAATCGCCCAGGGCGGGAAGTTTAATCTCCTTGCTAAAACGTATTAAATCCCGAATAACAGGAATATTAATTTCCTTTTCTTCTTCTTGGTTCATTAAACAGCTTTTAGGCTCAAATCCATATTGTAAACCGAATGTGTTAAAGCACCACTGGAAATATAATCTACACCACATTCGGCGTATTTCCGTACGGTATCAAGGGTAATTCCACCGCTCGATTCCGTTAGGCATTTACCATTAATGCGTTCTACAGCCTTTCGGGTATCTTCATAATTAAAGTTATCTATTAAAATTCTATACACCCCCTCGCTCTCTAATATCTCATCAATTTCGTTCAGATTTCTAGCTTCAACAATTATTTTAAGATCTAAATGGCGACTCTCTAAATATTCCTTGGTTTTAGCAATTGCCTTGGTTATTCCGCCACAAAAATCAATATGGTTGTCCTTGAGCATAACCATATCATAAAGTGCAAAACGGTGATTTTCTCCCCCTCCAATTTTTACCGCCCATTTTTCCAAAGCCCGAATACCCGGGGTGGTTTTGCGCGTATCCAGAATTTTTGTTTTGGTTCCTTCCAACAATTTTACATAGCTATTTGTTTTGGTGGCAATGGCGCTCATACGCTGCATAGCATTTAGCACCAACCGTTCCGATTTTAAAATAGATTGCGACAAACCCGTAACATAAAAAGCTACATCGCCATATTTTACCGAGCTTCCATCCTCTATTTTAATATCGAGTTTTAAACCGGGATCTACATATTCAAATATTTGTCGGGCAAGTTCTACACCGGCAATAATTCCTTCATCTTTTACTAAGAGTTTTGCCGAGCCCCTAGCGTCTTCTGAAATGCATGCCAAAGAACTGTGATCGCCATCGCCTACATCTTCACGAATGGCATTGGCAATGATAATATCTATTTCTTTGTTGAATTGTTTTTCTGAAATCATAGCAAGGAAATTTCAGCTAAAATAACAAAAAGAGTTGGCAGTTTGCGTTTTCAGCAGCTAGTTATCTAAAAAGCTTTTTTTTACGCCACCCTTTGCAACATTAAAAAGGAACAACCAAAGCAATAATATCTTTGTATTTTTGAATTCTGAAATAGTTAAAATGAAAATTACATTACTGGCCATAGGAAAAACCGACAATAAACAATTGCAGGTTTTAATAGACGATTATACCAAGCGTTTGGGGTTTTATGTTTCGTTTGAAATGGAAGTGATACCCGATATTAAAAAAGCAAAAAATCTTTCCGAAACGCTTCAAAAACAGGCTGAAGGCGAAGAAATTTTAAAACGAATCTCCACGGCCGATGTGTTAATTCTACTTGACGAAAAAGGGAAGAGCCACACCTCCATTGGCTTTGCGAATTTTTTGCAAAAGAAAATGAATAGCGGTCTTAAAAACCTCGTCTTCGTAATTGGTGGGCCCTATGGATTTAGCGATGCAGTTTATGAACGCGCCAATGGTAAAGTTTCACTTTCATCCATGACCTTTTCACACCAAATGGTTCGACTTTTTTTTATTGAACAACTTTATCGCGGATTTACTATTTTGAGGAATGAACCGTATCACCATAAGTAGTGAGACTTGAGGTTTGAGATTTGAGATTTGAGATGTGAGATTTTATTTATGGTTTAGAATTTCAATTCCATTGACAATCTATGTAATCTGTTAGCATGTGGAATAATAGTCCTACGGCGATGATTCTTGTCTTTTTAAAAAATAATAAAACTACATATACTGCCATTGCCCAATAAGTGTGCAGCGGATGAAAGTTGATGCTACAGCGGCCTGGGTCAAAAATTGGGCTGGCCAAAAGATGATCCAGATCTACCAACATGGTTGCCAGCATTATGAGCCAAGCTTTTTTCCACTCTTTTCTGAAAAAAATATAAGCAATCAACCCTGGAACCAAAAAATGCAGGGCGTAATGTACAAACGTTTGGAGCATTTTACGGTTTTTAACAAAGATAAGTATTCATTTAATGTAGAAGGAAATTTATGAAGTATTGTAATTAAGCTCTTATCGATCTAAAGATCACTATCGGCGGAATGACGTTGGTAACCATGAAAATTTACTGCTCCTCCTCCCACCATTAACGAGCGGGACGCTCGCGCTAGCAAGGAAGAAAAGAAGAATTATTTCAATACTCTTTTTCTTTCTTAAGTCTTCCATCTGGATAATAAATTCTCCAGGTACCACTCTTTCTACCGTTAGTAATTTCACCTTCTTTTTTTAAGTAATATTTACAAAGCTTATTTGAAAATAAATAGCGTTTTGTATCTCTAATATAAATAAGGTGCTTACCAGATTCAAGAAATTCATACGTACTCAACGCAGTAGTTGAAATGTATTTCGTTTTAGATTCATAAAGTAGGTTCCCCTTTGAATCAAAACCTCTATGGAGCATTATATTTCCAAAAGCATCATAATCAGTCTCATTCCATTGCCCCCCTTTAAAATAGAGATAATGTTTTCCAGTCATAAATGAATATTCTTGGTTATTTTCAATATAATATGTTTGCCAACCAGTATTTCTTATTTTCCCATTGTTATATTTATGCTCAACTTTAATTGAGTCTGTAGCAGGTTTTATATTTTCAATTAAGTTTCTATAATCTTGTGAATATTGTGAATGAGCTAAAAACTGTACAAAAAATACTAAAAGAAAAATTATTTTCATCAGTTTAATGCTAAGTTCGTAATAACCTTCACTCCACCCCCTCAATCAAAACCCCCAACATTTCAATCGCGGCATCACTAATTCGGGTGCCTGGACCATAAACCGCAACAGCGCCGGCATCAAAAAGGTATTGGTAATCCTGCGCTGGTATTACGCCTCCCACAATGACCATAATATCTTCGCGACCGTACTTTTTTAAGGCTTCAATAACTTGTGGTACAAGGGTTTTGTGACCTGCAGCAAGGGAGGAAACGCCGAGGATGTGCACATCATTTTCCACGGCTTGTTTGGCGGCTTCGGCGGGGGTTTGGAAAAGGGGTCCGATATCCACATCAAAACCTACATCGGCATAGCCAGTGGCTACTACTTTGGCGCCGCGATCGTGCCCGTCTTGCCCCATTTTGGCAATCATAATTCGAGGACGGCGGCCCTCAAGCTCTGCGAACTTGTCTGCCATTTGTCTGGCTTTATCAAAACTTGGGTCTTTTTTCATCTCTTTGCTGTACACGCCGTTAAACGATCGTATTTGTGCCTTATACCTACCGAATTCCTTTTCCATCGCGCTGGAAATTTCACCCAAGGTTGCCCTGTGGCGCGCGGCTTCTACGGCTAAAGCTAATAAATTTCCCCGACCTGTTTTGGCACAGTCGGTAATATCTGCCAAAGCTTTCTTAACTTTTTCGCTGTCGCGGGTGGCTTTTATTCGCTCAAGTCGCTCAATCTGGGAGGTACGCACTTTTTGGTTGTCCACATCCAAAATCTGAAGTGGGTCTTCCTTCGCCAGTCTATATTTGTTAACACCAACAATAATGTCCTGTCCGCTATCAATACGCGCTTGCTTTCTTGCCGAAGCTTCCTCTATGCGAAGTTTGGGGATTCCAGCTTCAATGGCTTTGGTCATTCCGCCCAACTCTTCTACTTCTTCTATAAGTGCCCAAGCTTTATTTGCAATTTCGTTGGTAAGGTTTTCCACATAATAACTGCCCGCCCAAGGATCTACCGTTTTGGTGATATGAGTTTCAGTTTGAAGAAAAATCTGCGTATTTCGCGCTATTCGAGCCGAAAAATCTGTTGGTAGCGCAATGGCTTCATCTAATGCATTGGTATGCAACGATTGCGTTCCCCCAAAAACAGCTGCTGCTGCTTCAATAACAGTACGAGCAACATTGTTAAAGGGATCTTGTTCGGTAAGGCTCCAACCGCTTGTTTGGCAATGCGTACGTAACGAAAGCGATTTTTCACTTTTAGGGTTGAACTGTTTTACAATTTTTGCCCAAAGCATTCTTGCGGCTCGCATTTTAGCGATTTCCATAAAATGGTTCATTCCTATGCCCCAAAAAAAAGAAAGACGGGGAGCAAAGGTATCTATATCCATTCCGGCTTTTAACCCAGTGCGAATATACTCTAAACCATCTGCAAGGGTGTATGCCAGTTCAATATCTGCGGTAGCTCCCGCTTCTTGCATATGATAACCCGAAATGGAAATACTATTAAATTTCGGCATATTTTTGGACGTAAACTCAAAAATATCGCTTATAATTTTCATGGATGGTGTAGGTGGATATATATACGTGTTTCGCACCATAAACTCCTTTAAGATGTCATTTTGAATTGTTCCCGCCAAATCTTTTGGAGAAACGCCCTGTTCTTCCGCGGCAACAATATAAAAAGCCATAATAGGAAGCACGGCGCCATTCATCGTCATGGAAACGCTCATTTTGTCGAGCGGAATTTGATCGAACAAAATTTTCATATCCTCCACACTATCTATGGCTACACCCGCTTTGCCTACGTCGCCCTCTACTCTGGGATGGTCGCTATCATAGCCTCTATGCGTTGCAAGATCAAAAGCTACTGATAGCCCTTTTTGGCCTGCGGCAAGGTTTCTTCTATAAAAAGCATTGCTATCTTCTGCCGTTGAAAAACCTGCGTATTGGCGAATCGTCCAAGGGCGGCGCACATACATGGTTGAATATGGACCCCGAAGATTTGGTGCTATTCCGGCAACGAAATTTAAATGTTTAATACTAGCCGTATCTTCTTTGTCGTAATGCTTCTTAATCTCGATATCTTCAGCCGTCAAAAAGGTTTCAGACTCGCTATGTTTAGGTACATCCGTGTTCTTTTTTCCGTCGTCAATTTTTTTCAATTCTATGTGCTCTAAACTTCTCCTATCCATACTTGTTCAATACTTTCCCAACCCATAAATATTCCAAAACCGATTAATATTATTGAAATAATTACAATAAGCAAACGGAAATATTTATGAGATGATAATTTTTTATAACGAATGAGGAGTGCTAATCCGAGGACTATAAAGAGGACTCCTACTGCGGTACCTAATACTTCATTGTTCATAATTCTTGATTTAAACGTTGTTGTTCAGTGATTTCAGCAATTCTTTTTTCAACAATTGGGGCAATTAGGGTTTTTATCGGGTTGTGTTTTACAAAAGGGTAGAGTTCCAAATCGTCTTTCATCCGGTCGTTTTTGTTGGGATGGTAATTGGTACCCAACAATTTAATTTGGCCGCTATCAAAAAGCTCTTGTTCCTTTTCGGCACTTTTCTTAATTTTTTTCTGAATTATTCCTTCTTTTAATTGCTGAAGAAAGCCGCCGCCTTTTTCTATTTCTTTAAATAGTAGCAGTGCTTTTTCGGCAAGTTCATCGGTTAAACTTTCAATGTAATACGTGCCATCAGCGGGATTGCTTACGGCATCAAAGTAACTCTCGTGTTTTAAAATAAGCAATTGGTTTCGGGAAATCCGTTCGCCAAATTCGTTGCTTTTATGGTACAACGCGTCATAAGGTATGTTGTAAATCGTGTTTGCACCACCCAAAATAGCACTCATACATTCAGTTGTACTGCGCAGCAAGTTTACGTTAAAATCGTAAAGTGTTTTGTTGCGTTTGGATGGCGAGGCAATAATGTGGCAAGTTTCATTTGCGCCATATTCTTTTGCCAATGTTGCGTATAGTTTACGCAGGGCTCTAATTTTTGCAATTTCGAAAAAGTAGTTTGGACCTGTGGCAATTTTGAACGTAAGCAATGATCTCTGGACTGCGCTCGAGGTAATAGAAAAAAGGTTTAAGTATTCATTGGCATGAGCCAGTGCATAGGCCAATTGCTGAACAATAGTTGCACCTGCGTTTTGGTATAAACTTACATCTACTGCCAAAAGGTTTTGCGCCGAGTTTTCTTTATAAATACGGTCTAGAATTTCGTGGTCCGTTTTTAGATTATGGAACCAATTGCCAGTGCGGGACAGGTTTCCTATTATATCGAGATTGTAAAAAACCGTTGCCTTTTTTTCTGAAAAGAAATTGATTAACTTGTTGCAAAATGCTTCGGAAAGAAATAACATTTCAAAATATACGGTAACCTTTTCAAAAGGAAAGTTTTTAAAAACAGCGGCCGGTTCAAAATCTTTTGCTGCGGTAAAAAATATTGCCTCTGCGCCTCTGTTTACAGCATCTATAGCAATATTGTTGGCTATTTGCGCTTCATCGATAAATATTTTTTGGGCAATCTTCCACGAATTTGGCTGCCCGGGAATGGGCTGAAAATTTTCGTTACTATCATCTGCATGGTAAAAAGGTTTCACATTTATCCCTTCAGCGCTTTGCCAGACCAAGGTTTCGTTGTAGTCCGCACCCTTTAAATCGAACTGAATCTGCTGTTTCCACTGTTTTGCAGAAACCTCATCGAAATCTTCAAATAGAAATTTATTCATCGCTTTTCTTCTTTTTTGATGCTGTCTTCGTGTTCAATTATATAAATATCTTCGTTCTCTTTTTTTAAATAGTATTTCTCGCGGGCAAATTTTTCCATCTCATTGCTATCCTTCATTTTTTCGATAAAACTTTTATCGGTATTTATTTCGTTTTGATAAAATTCAGCATTGTCCTCCAAACCATCTATTTCATTGTCCAACTCACGATGTATAAGATACGAGTTAGCGTCGAAAAAAATCATCCAAACAATAAACAAGACTAAAATAAGCACGTATTTATTGCTTATAAATCTAAACCATTTGTTTTGTTTTAATTCAGAAAATTTCACGATTCGGAGTAACTAATTTTTTGATGAATAATACTTCTTATAACGTCTATTGCTACGGTGTTGTATTTATTTGTAGGAATAATAATATCTGCAAATTCCTTTGTTGGCTCGATAAACTGCAGGTGCATAGGTTTTAGCGTTGTTTGGTAGCGATGCAGCACTTCTTCCAAATCGCGACCTCGGGTGGCAATGTCTCGTTTTAATCTACGTATTAAACGTTCGTCGCTGTCTGCGTGTACAAAGATTTTAATGTCAAACATATCACGAATATCTGGATGCGACAAAATCAAAATTCCCTCTACGATTATTACCTTTTTAGGGTAGGTTGTAATTGTTTCGCCGGTTCTATTGTGCTCTACAAACGAATATACCGGTTGTTCAAAAGCATTTCCCTCCCTTAGTTTTTTTAGATGGCATACCAATAAATCGAAGTCAATGGCTTGCGGGTGGTCAAAATTAATTTCTGAACGCTCCTTCATGGAAAGATGGCTGGTATCGTGGTAATAGGAATCTTGCGAAATAACACACACTTCATCTACGGGAAGTTCTGCAACTATTTGGTCTACCACTGTTGTTTTTCCGCTGCCAGTGCCGCCAGCAATGCCAATTATAAGCATAGTTTTTAAGGTTTATACAAAGGTATAAAAAAAAGCCCCCGCACCCCCGATGGCAGAATTGAATTACACCGCATGATTTTCAATTTTTTATCTTTCATTACCGGTGCCATCTCTTTTTCTTTTTTATTTTTGAATACCTAAAGTCTCAAATGAAAACAATTCTGCTACATCCTTCCTATTTTCCGTCTATTGAACAAATGGCGGCAGTGGCTCAGGCTGAGAAAGTGGTTTTTGAAGTAGAAGATAATTACCAAAAACAAACGTACCGAAATCGCACTTTTATAGCCCACAGCAACGGAAAGTTGCTTTTAAATATTCCCATAAAACACAACAAAGCTGCCAAACGCCAAAAAACAAAAGAAGTAATTGTTGAAAATGATTTTCCGTGGCAGGAACATCATTGGCGAAGTTTACAAAGTGCGTACCGTACCTCCCCTTTTTTTGAATTTTACGAAGATGAATTGGAGGTTTTTTTTACCGAACCCGTTGGCCATTTGTTAGCGCACAATCTGAAAATTTTTGAATTTTTATGCGATATTATTGGCATTGAGGTTGAAGTTGCCAAAAGCACCTCATTCGAAAAAGTACCTGCCATTACCGATTTGCGTATTTTGGTAAATGCCAAGAGAAAATCTGCCTTTCAACCGAACACCTATACGCAAGTTCATCAGGCAAATCATCCCTTTTTGCCAAATCTTTCGGTTTTGGATTTGCTTTTCAATGAAGGACCAAATACGCTCAATTATTTAGAAAATGCCCAACTTCCCGCAAATTCTACCCCCGACAGCTAGCATTTACAAATTCTTATATTTTTCAAAAAGGCTACCACCCCACCGTTGCTTGAACCGCGTGGTGATCAGAAAATGTATTTTTTACAGTTTCAAAAGTTAGCACATCCAAACCTTCTGACGCAAAAATATAATCTATTCGCATCGGGAATTTTTCAAACATAAAGGTAGTTCCCAAGCCGTTGCCGCGTTCGCGGAATGCATCTTGCATACCGTCCTTTAACTTTCGATAGATGTACGAAAAAGGCGTATTGTTAAAATCGCCGCAGATTAGCACGTGATTGTTTGTATTTGCTTTATGCTCCAAAATAGAAGCAACTTGTTCCTGCTGTTTGTCAAACGCCAGCGAAACGCGTTTTCGGAGTTTTTCGTTGTCGCTTTCCTGCAAAAAACTCACCCGCGGTATAATGCCGAGGGATTGCAAGTGAAGACTATAAATTCTTATGGAATCTGTTCCTTTAATCACATCGGCGTAAAGCGTATTATTATAAGTTCCTTTAAAATCGAATGCCCCAGTATTTGCTAACGGATATTTAGAAAATATAGCGTGACCCAATTTGGCCTTTTCAGATTTAAAGTGAATATATTGAAACGGATATGCCGAAAAATTTATGCCATTGGGTTTGTAAAATTCCTGAATACAAACAACATCCGGATTTTGTTCCTCGAGCAAAGCTGAAAATGTTTTAAAGGCTTCACCATTTGTATCTTTTTCATACGCATTAAACAAGCGTACATTGTACGATAGCACTTTTAAAGTGTTTTTGTATTGCGAAGTATCACCCTGCGAAGAAACTTCATAAAAAACATTAAAGTAAAAGTACGAAATAACCAACACGGTAATCGACACAAAAAATCGTCTGCGCAATTGAAAAGCCCAATAAACGGCAAAAAGAATATTCAATATAATTAATAAAGAAACAAACAAGCTCAGTAATGCGAGTTCGGGGAATGTTTTTGGAGGTAGATAGGGCAGAATAAATGACACTAACAAAAGAAATGCCGTGAGCAGATTGCCCCAGTAAATCATTTTATTGAGAAACTTCCGCATGGATTACTCGTCTTTTCCAGCCTTAAAGAGAAAGTCTTTTTCCGCTTTGGTTAAACTATCGTACCCGCTCTTTCCAATTTTATCTAAAATGCCATCCACTTTTTTTTGATGTTCAGATTTAGACGCTTTAGACTTAGACTGAGTGGAAGCGGTTTTTGTGTTTCGGTGAACCGTTTTAAACGGTTTTTTACTTCTTGGTTTAAAGAAATTGGCAATCCAATCCATAAAGTTTTCAAACCATTTTCCTATATCGTTTCCTTTTGCCAATTGCACGGCATACACATATCCAAATATAGCGCCACCCACGTGAGCCATTAAGCCACCTGCATTTCCTGAAGAAGGTATTCGCACCAAATCCAAAAGAAATAAAACTAAAGCAATATGCCAAAGTTTTATGGTGAAGGTAAAAATACGCACCTCGGTATTTGGCGTGTAAGTAGCTATAAAAACCATAATTGCAGTTACAGCGCCCGAAGCCCCAATTAAAAATCCCCGGCTCTGCGCAAAAGCAGGAAAGAGATTATAAGCTATTACAAAAAGCAAACCGCCAAAAAGCGCACCCAGTAAATAAATAGTGAGCAGTCGTTTACCGGTAAATAAGTTTAAAACAAATTGCCCGAACCAATACAACCACAGCATATTAAACAAAATATGTAAAAACCCATAATGAAGAAAGCCGTACGTAATTAACGTCCACGGACGAAACAAAAGGGTGTCAAAATCATCGCTCAATACAAACCAACGCGTGGCATATTGTGGGCTCATATTTAAGATAAATGACCCTAAATAAACCAATAGATATACCACTACATTTATTACAATGAGCTTCACCAAGATATTGGCGGTTTTGTATTTATATGATAGACTGGTTGCTGCCATAGTTAATTCCAACGATGGTTATCAAAACTGTTCTTTTTCCAGTACCAAGCCATCACAAAACCGAAGAGCGCGCCACCAATATGCGCCCAATGCGCTATACCAGTTGGTGTTCCTGTAATTCCAAAAATTACATCCAATAAAATAATGCCGGGAATAAAGTACTTTGCTTTTATAGGAATTGGCAAGAAAATAAGCATTAATTCAACGTTTGGAAATAGCAATCCAAAAGCGACCAAAACACCATACACCGCTCCCGAAGCTCCTAAGGCCATTCCGTTATATGTATTATACATGCCCTGTATAGTATCTTGCGAAACAAAATCTAAAATTGAAGTATTATACCTCCCAGTGTTCAGGAGTTCCATAATTTGTTCTTGGCCCATTCCGGCACTTAGCAGCGCCTCCATACCGCTGTGCAATTGGTAGTAATTCACCAAACTATAAATCAAAGCCGAACCTAGCCCCGCCGAAAAGTAAAAAAACAGGAACTTTTTTTGCCCCCAACGCATTTCCAAAGGCGAACCAAAGGCCCAAAGTGCATACATGTTAAAAAGTATATGGAAAAAATTGGCATGCATAAACATGGATGTCACTGGTTGCCAATACTGGAAGCTCGGATTTTCAAAATAGTATAAAGCAAAAAGTCGCTCTGCCACGCCCCCAGTAAATTGCGAGCCTATAAAAAAGAGGACATTAAGAATTAGTAAAAATTTTACAGTATCGGTTATTCTTCCCATTTACATAAATTTTTTATCGAGATCACTCACATCAAGTGTGGTGAAAACAGGCTTGTTTGTTGGGCTAACGGTTGGTTCTTTACAAGCAAAAAGTTGATTGATTAAATGCTCACGTTCTTCTTTATTTAAGGAAACACCAGATTTAATTGCCATACTCGCCGCCATTGATTTTGCCAACATATCGTTCTGGCTAAATCCAGTATCGGGTACTTCTTCTTTAATATCGTGCACCAATTGGCTAAGCAAATTTACAACATGGCTCTCTAGTATTTGTACTGGAATACCACTTATCTCAATAGTTTCATCTTTTAATTCTGAAAAAATAAAACCTGTGTGCTCCAGTTGTTCCCGTACTTTTTCAATAATGGCTACATCGGGTTTGGAAAAATGTAACTCCAACGGAAACAATAATTGCTGGCTAACAGCTTCTTTTACCGTTATATTCTTTAGCAACTCTTCGTATAAAACACGTTGGTGCGCCAAGTTTTGATGAATAACCATCATTCCGTTTTTCAACGGGCTTACAATGTATTTATTTTGAAGTTGCAGGGTTACCTGTCCTGTCTCGGTTTCTTTACTTTCAAAAATACTTCCGGTTACTTCTTCACTTTCAAATTCCATTTCCATTTCGGCTTCGGTGGAGGACCGCAGGCCAGATGGGTGTGCATGGCCGGAATCATCTTTTAATCCCACGTAAAGCGATTCCCACGAAGGTGATACCTCTCTTTTAAACGGAAATTTAATATTGCCCTGCTTAGCCCTTTCCTGAAACGGATTAAAATCTCTATCCACTTCTATGGAAGGTGCCGTGGGCGATTTTTTGCTGTATTCGTACGGCGTGTCAAAGCCTTTATCTCTTTCAAAATCTAATACTGGCGCGATGTTAAATTGCCCTAAACTGTGTTTAACCGTAGCGCGTAGCATAGCATAAATAGCATGCTCATCATCAAATTTTATTTCGGTTTTTGTTGGGTGTATATTTATATCTATAGAATGCGGATCTACCTCCAAAAATAAAAAGTAACCAGGATGCACGTCGTTTTTCATCAAACCTTCAAAAGCCGATGAAACGGCGTGGTGTAGATATGGGCTTTTTATAAAGCGGTCATTCACAAAAAAAAACTGCTCCCCCCTACTCTTTTTACTGTATTCAGGTTTCATTACAAAACCTTCAATTTTAATTATTTCGGTTTCTTCGCTTACGGGTACCAGCTTTTCGTTGGTTTTGCTTCCGAAAATATGAACAATCCGTTGCCGTGAATTTGAAGCAGGAAGGTTAAAAACATCGCTTCCGTTGTGCAACATCTGAAAAGACACCGTTGGATGCGCCAAAGCCACTCGATGAAATTCGTCAATAATATGGCGTGTTTCTACGGGATTGCTCTTTAAAAAATTTCGTCTGGCGGGAATATTGTAAAATAGATTTTTAACCGAAATAGTAGTCCCTTTTGGCACCACTGCCGGATCTTGCGAAACAACCTTGCTTCCTTCAATTGTAAGGTGGGTTCCTATTTCTGAAGTATCGGTTCTTGTTTTTAGCTCAACATGGGCA
This region of Aequorivita marisscotiae genomic DNA includes:
- a CDS encoding WbqC family protein, which translates into the protein MKTILLHPSYFPSIEQMAAVAQAEKVVFEVEDNYQKQTYRNRTFIAHSNGKLLLNIPIKHNKAAKRQKTKEVIVENDFPWQEHHWRSLQSAYRTSPFFEFYEDELEVFFTEPVGHLLAHNLKIFEFLCDIIGIEVEVAKSTSFEKVPAITDLRILVNAKRKSAFQPNTYTQVHQANHPFLPNLSVLDLLFNEGPNTLNYLENAQLPANSTPDS
- a CDS encoding endonuclease/exonuclease/phosphatase family protein, producing MRKFLNKMIYWGNLLTAFLLLVSFILPYLPPKTFPELALLSLFVSLLIILNILFAVYWAFQLRRRFFVSITVLVISYFYFNVFYEVSSQGDTSQYKNTLKVLSYNVRLFNAYEKDTNGEAFKTFSALLEEQNPDVVCIQEFYKPNGINFSAYPFQYIHFKSEKAKLGHAIFSKYPLANTGAFDFKGTYNNTLYADVIKGTDSIRIYSLHLQSLGIIPRVSFLQESDNEKLRKRVSLAFDKQQEQVASILEHKANTNNHVLICGDFNNTPFSYIYRKLKDGMQDAFRERGNGLGTTFMFEKFPMRIDYIFASEGLDVLTFETVKNTFSDHHAVQATVGW
- a CDS encoding rhomboid family intramembrane serine protease produces the protein MAATSLSYKYKTANILVKLIVINVVVYLLVYLGSFILNMSPQYATRWFVLSDDFDTLLFRPWTLITYGFLHYGFLHILFNMLWLYWFGQFVLNLFTGKRLLTIYLLGALFGGLLFVIAYNLFPAFAQSRGFLIGASGAVTAIMVFIATYTPNTEVRIFTFTIKLWHIALVLFLLDLVRIPSSGNAGGLMAHVGGAIFGYVYAVQLAKGNDIGKWFENFMDWIANFFKPRSKKPFKTVHRNTKTASTQSKSKASKSEHQKKVDGILDKIGKSGYDSLTKAEKDFLFKAGKDE
- a CDS encoding rhomboid family intramembrane serine protease, with the translated sequence MGRITDTVKFLLILNVLFFIGSQFTGGVAERLFALYYFENPSFQYWQPVTSMFMHANFFHILFNMYALWAFGSPLEMRWGQKKFLFFYFSAGLGSALIYSLVNYYQLHSGMEALLSAGMGQEQIMELLNTGRYNTSILDFVSQDTIQGMYNTYNGMALGASGAVYGVLVAFGLLFPNVELMLIFLPIPIKAKYFIPGIILLDVIFGITGTPTGIAHWAHIGGALFGFVMAWYWKKNSFDNHRWN
- the mutL gene encoding DNA mismatch repair endonuclease MutL, whose translation is MADIIELLPDHVANQIAAGEVVQRPASVVKELLENAIDAKATDITLVVKDAGKTLVQVTDNGSGMSITDARLSFERHATSKIKSAEDLFNLHTKGFRGEALASIAAIAHVELKTRTDTSEIGTHLTIEGSKVVSQDPAVVPKGTTISVKNLFYNIPARRNFLKSNPVETRHIIDEFHRVALAHPTVSFQMLHNGSDVFNLPASNSRQRIVHIFGSKTNEKLVPVSEETEIIKIEGFVMKPEYSKKSRGEQFFFVNDRFIKSPYLHHAVSSAFEGLMKNDVHPGYFLFLEVDPHSIDINIHPTKTEIKFDDEHAIYAMLRATVKHSLGQFNIAPVLDFERDKGFDTPYEYSKKSPTAPSIEVDRDFNPFQERAKQGNIKFPFKREVSPSWESLYVGLKDDSGHAHPSGLRSSTEAEMEMEFESEEVTGSIFESKETETGQVTLQLQNKYIVSPLKNGMMVIHQNLAHQRVLYEELLKNITVKEAVSQQLLFPLELHFSKPDVAIIEKVREQLEHTGFIFSELKDETIEISGIPVQILESHVVNLLSQLVHDIKEEVPDTGFSQNDMLAKSMAASMAIKSGVSLNKEEREHLINQLFACKEPTVSPTNKPVFTTLDVSDLDKKFM